The Brassica oleracea var. oleracea cultivar TO1000 chromosome C6, BOL, whole genome shotgun sequence genomic interval AAAACAGTAAGGGTGACAACATGTCTAACCGCTGTTTCTGGATCAAAGAGTTGGGGCTCTTCTTCCGTGAGTTTGAACCGATGAGCGTGATTATGGACACAAGGGAGTGGTGAAGATGTATTCTATCAGAATCTTTTCTCTTTTTNNNNNNNNNNNNNNNNNNNNNNNNNNNNNNNNNNNNNNNNNNNNNNNNNNNNNNNNNNNNNNNNNNNNNNNNNNNNNNNNNNNNNNNNNNNNNNNNNNNNNNNNNNNNNNNNNNNNNNNNNNNNNATTTTAATTTCATAATGACTGAGATATTTTGTTGAAGTGTTATTAAATACGACATGGCTGGGTTAATTAAATACGTGATAGCCGAGTTATTGTTACTTAAAGGCTGAGGTAATGTAAAAAAATTCAAGATACAGACTCGGAATTCGCCATGTCAACAAACTCCTTGCCATGTCATCACTAACGAACGAAATTTATAACTTGCTTTATGAGACTGTTCATGTTCTTCTTCATCTTAGTTATCTATCGTCTTCATCTTTCTCAATTGGTTATGGAACCGGTAATTATTGTGTTCCGGTAACTGGATTAAGCTACATGTTCTCGAATAAAGCATTGAAAACGATGGTGCACGACACTCCACCAGTTTACGTGTCCAATACTCGGCAATTGCAAGGTTTTCTAAGCCTGAACAAAATCGAACAGCTACGTCTCTGTGTGGAGATTACGGAGAACAGAGCAAGAGAGAAGAGTAAAACATTTTTGAGCTTTAGCTCAGAAGCAGAAGCAGAAGCTTCAGTAGTTGATTCCAGAGACGGAAATTACAGTGGGAGTTGCGATGGTTGCAGTTTGGAGAAGGAACAAGAGGACAATGAGAATGACTGCTCTAGTAATGTCGAAGGAGAAAAACATGACGTAGTCGGAGAAGATGAAATNNNNNNNNNNNNNNNNNNNNNNNNNNNNNNNNNNNNNNNNNGTGCGTCATCTGAAGATGATAACTTCAGCTCATACGGTGAGTCTCCTACAGATGACGAAGATTCACCAACGCTACCTCCCAAGAAGAGATATCAGAACTTCTCAATGAGCGGATTTAAAGGGAATCTGGAGGTTCTAAGTTTGGAGATGTCGTCGATAGACATTGCGGTAGGTCAACGATACAATAATAAAGTAGATTTGGAGAGACGACTGAAACTTCTTACAGTGAGGTATAAATTTGATTTTGATGTAGAAACATCAACCCCAACATCATACGTTGTTAAGTGTTGGGTTGATGGATGTCTCTGGAGAGTTCGTGCTTCTACCCAAGGAGAATCCAAGGCGTTTTAAGTTCGTATTTACGATTCGAAGCATACATGTTCCTGCACAGAGATTTCTAATCGGACTCGACAAACAACACCATATATTTCAGGTATGTTGCACAAGAACTTTCTCGGCGACGTTGGTCCGGCCGTTCGCCCTACGAGCGTCAAAATAGCTATCACTAAGCAGTTTGGTATAAAGGTAATTACTTTGTTGTGGCTAAGTTATTTTAACGACACGACTGAGTAATGTCAAATGTACAGGCTGACATAATCATACAATTCGGCCGGGTTACTATATATTTAGATGCGGCCGAGTTATAGTAAAATAGGGTTGAGTTATTCAGTACGTTATGGCTGTCTTAATTATTTGATGCGGCTAAGTAATGAGGATCGTTTTTTTCATGTGAACAGATGGATTATTGGAAATCACACCGGACGCTGAAATTTGAAAGGGAAATCGATGAGGGAACACCTGAGTGTGGGTTTGAAAGCTTACCTTCTTACTTATACATGATAAGAAAGGCAAATCCGAGTACAGTTACGCGTCTTCAAATCGATGAGCTTGGAAGATTCATGTATGTGTTTCTTGCCTTTGGTGCGAGCGTTAATGGGTTTTCTTTCATGCGCAAAGTTGTTGTAGTCGACGGTACGTTTCTCAATGGTAAATACAAAGGGACGCTACTCACAGCACTAGCTCAGGACAGTAACTTCCATATTTTTCCAATAGCCTTCGCAGTGGTTGACATAGAAAATGATGATTCGAGGCATTGATTTTTTACGCAACTAAAACTTCTGATTCCTGACGACGAGGGTCTTGCGATAATCTCGGACATGCATAACTCGATAGGGAAAGCAATTAAAAATGTGTATCCGTTGGCTGCTCAGGAAATATGGACCTACCATTTATATAAGAACATATTGGGACGGTACAAAGGAAAAGAAGCATTCCGTCTGGTGAAGAAAGCGGCGAGATGTTTTAGGATGTCTGACTTTACTGCGATTTTCGAAGAGATTGAAGCGATTCATCCTGCACTCCACGGCTACCTCCAAAGAGCTGATGTCTGCCTGTGGACGCGTGTTCATTTCCGGGGCGAGAGGTACAATTTGATGACTACAAACATAGCGGAATCAATGANNNNNNNNNNNNNNNNNNNNNNNNNNNNNNNNNNNNNNNNNNNNNNNNNNNNNNNNNNNNNNNNNNNNNNNNNNNNNGAGAGAGGATGCCAGATCGCAGCCAACGACGCTTATGCGTGGTGTCGAGAAACTACTACATGTAAGTCAGTCGTAATAGTAAAAATAAGGCTGTCTTTAAAATTCATAAAATTCTTAAGTCAGCCGTTTTATAAAATTAATAATTCAGCCTTTATAATTTTTAAATCAGCCGTAATATGTAATAACTCAGTTGTTTCATATTTTTTTTTGTTAATAGGGTCGTGTAACTGCCGCCAGAGAATTAACGGTCCAAAGGATTGATGATCATCACACTGAAGTTAAATATGGATCTTCTAGCGAGTCTTTAAATGTTGTTAATTTGGTATAGCGAAAGTGCACATGTCGGCGTTTCGAACGCGAGAAATTACCATGTGTACACGCAATCGCAGCTGCAGAGTACAACAATGTTTGTCGTATATCTCTGTGCAGTCCTTACTATAACAGTGAATATTTGGTGAGCGCATACGCTGAATCTATCATGCCGGCTGACTTAGCTCAACCTGTTCCAGAAATCGTGGCAAACCAACCGTGCTTGCCCCCGTATATTTGTCAACAACCATGAAGACCTAAGAAAAATAGGGTGAAATCTGCTTTAGAAGTTGCACTTCAAAACAAACGTCTTAGGAAAGAACACACATGTTCTCGATGTAGACAGAGTGGCCATAATGGGAAAACTTGTGTGATGTAAGCAAGTGTTGTAGGGATTTTCATGTTTTTGAATTACGGCTGGGTTTTTGTTTTCACTTATATATATTACGGCTGGATTAGGGATTTTCATATATTTGAATTACGGCTGGGTTTTAGTTTTCATTTATATATATTACGGCTGGATTAGGGATTTCATGTATTTGCATTACGGCTGGGTTTCTGTTTTCAAATGCAACAGTTATAATTTCCGTTCAAAATAAGAAACGTCGCTAAGTCAATAAACGACTGATTAATTGAAAGAATTTATATTACGGCTGAATAAATAAGGCATTTCTCGAACAATTATATGTTCAACTCTATATTTTTTACACAACTTCTCTCTCTATCTAAATGAAATATTTCCCTCTTCTTGAATTGCCTGAAGAAATTCAGGCGTTGGTGGTTGAACGTGTGGCCCGTAACTCCTTCCAAGATCTCTATGGCCTCAAAGCATCGTCCAAGTCGATGAAAGCATTAGCAGAGCGGCGTGGTGTATACTATTTTTACGATGTGTTATACGTTCCCTGGGGACTCAATATGCCTTCGCAGTTGTTGAAATCTTGCTACGCTGAGGGAAATCCAAGCACACTTTATATAAAGGGTGTACAGTTCTACTTCACATTCGACCTTCAAGAAGGTCTTTCTCTCATGAAGCATGCAGCAGATGCAGGATATGAGCATGCTGTGTATACACACGCAATTACTCAAGCAATCTTTTTGTGTGATGGGCAGTATTTTAATGGTATTCCAAGAGAATGAGTTAAAAGGATAGGGAAACTAGTGCGATCTGTGAAATGGGATGGGGTTTGTGGCATTCTGACGAGTTCCGCCAAAATAGGGCGTTGTTCATTTCAAAGTTTGTTTCGTCATTGTACAGATGCCAATGTGCAACACATGTGTGGCGACAATGTCTCTGCTTGTGGCACCTTGATATGACTAAGGATGACAACATGTGTGAGCGCTGTTTCNNNNNNNNNNNNNNNNNNNNNNNNNNNNNNNNNNNNNNNNNNNNNNNNNNNNNNNNNNNNNNNNNNNNNNNNNNNNNNNNNNNNNNNNNNNNNNNNNNNNNNNNNNNNNNNNNNNNNNNNNNNTTTTTAAGTTCAAATGAATGTAATGAAGGCTTAGTTATTGTTTCTTTTGGATGATTTATTGTTCAATTACGGCTGCATTACTGTTTTATCATGGCTGATTTATTGTGCATTAAACACTTAAAAAAAGAGGTTCATTTACATGCATTGCAAAACGTTCAGATTTCTTAGTTTACGTGTAGACATGTAAAACGTCAATTACAAACGAACGGAGGGAGTAATAATTAGCCTTGATATTCTCATATTGTTGGCTGAGTTAATGTAATAATTAGCCTCGATATTTTAAACACGCACCACCATTAATCGACAACTCAGTCCAATCAAGCAAGTGGAAACGTCCTATTAATAATGAAAGTGAGTGAGTGATAATCTTCGTTGTGGTATAAACAATGATGAGTTTGCTGAGTTACTTTACACTTTACGGCTGAGTTACTTTATACATTACGGCTGCACGGCTGAGTTACTGTATACTTTACAACTGAGTTACTTTATACATAACGGCTGAGTTTCTAAACAATGTTATCATTTGTTTGCTTCACGGATGAGTTTGTAAACAATGTTATCATTTGTTTGCTTCACGGCTGAGATACTTTAATACGTTATGTCTGAGTTACATAAAACATATGCTGACTTACAAAACATTACTAAACAAAGTAGTCGTAATAGCAAAGTAAAGACATTCCAACCTCACAAACAAACACATTCCTCAAATACCAACCCTGACTCATACATTCTTCTCCTTTTCCCTCAGATGACGTCTTCATTACTTCAATCTCTTTCTCCAACCGAGCAAGACTAAGTCTGAATTCCGAGATGTCTTTGTTCATGCCACTTATCAGTGACTTAATATCCTCAAACTCTTCAACCAAACACTCATCCGCCCATTTGAATAAATGTCTTTGTTTTCACAATATAACCAGATCTAAGTACTACGTTACAGAACATGCGAAATAAGAACCAAAACAAACTTTATTATATCCTTTTCCGCAGTAATAGTACAATCTTCCTGGATTTGTAGCGGTTCCAGATGTAGAAATGTAACAGGGTTCACCACACCAACACTATTTCGGCGTTCCTCTTTCCGCGTTCAAACGGAGTCTCTGAGAATTTCCTGAAACGCATGATGAAGAAGACATTTTGATTCTCAAAACAATTTCAGAAACGAAATGGAATTACATGGATTTAGGGTGAGAAAGACGACATGATGAAACAACATCGTTTCCACACGCGCCACCGCGTTCAAACGGAGTCTGTGAGAATTTCCTGAAACGCATGATGAAGAAGACATTTTGATTCTCAAAACAATTTCAGAAACGAAATGGAATTACATGGATTTAGGGTGAGAAAGACGACATGATGAAACAACATCGTTTCCACACGCGCCATAATTAAAATAATATTTAAATGTGTCGATATTGTAAAT includes:
- the LOC106297747 gene encoding F-box protein At2g35280-like translates to MKYFPLLELPEEIQALVVERVARNSFQDLYGLKASSKSMKALAERRGVYYFYDVLYVPWGLNMPSQLLKSCYAEGNPSTLYIKGVQFYFTFDLQEGLSLMKHAADAGYEHAVYTHAITQAIFLCDGQYFNGIPRE